A region from the Mustela erminea isolate mMusErm1 chromosome 2, mMusErm1.Pri, whole genome shotgun sequence genome encodes:
- the LOC116584840 gene encoding LOW QUALITY PROTEIN: 40S ribosomal protein S3a-like (The sequence of the model RefSeq protein was modified relative to this genomic sequence to represent the inferred CDS: inserted 1 base in 1 codon), with the protein MAVSKNKCLTKGGKKGAKKKVVDPFSKKDWYDVKAPAMFNIRNIGKTLATRTQGTKIASDGLKGRVFEVSLADLQNDEVAFRKFKLITEDVQRKNCLTNFHGMDLTRDKMCSMVKKWQTMIEAHVDVKTTDGYLLRLFCVGFTKNXNNQIQKTSYAQHQQVRQIRKNMMEIMTQEVQTNDLKEVVNKLIPDSIGKDIEKACQSIYPLHDVFVRKVKMLKKPKFELGKLMELHGEGSSSGKATGDETGAKVEQADGYQPPVQESV; encoded by the exons ATGGCAGTCAGCAAGAACAAGTGCCTTACAAAAGGCGGCAAAAAGGGAGCCAAGAAGAAAGTGGTTGATCCATTTTCTAAGAAAGATTGGTATGATGTGAAAGCACCAGCTATGTTCAATATAAGAAATATTGGAAAAACATTAGCCACAAGAACTCAAGGAACCAAAATCGCTTCTGATGGCCTCAAGGGTCGTGTATTTGAAGTGAGTCTTGCTGATCTGCAGAATGATGAAGTTGCATTTAGAAAATTCAAGCTAATTACTGAGGATGTCCAGCGCAAAAACTGCCTGACCAATTTCCATGGCATGGATCTTACCCGGGACAAAATGTGCTCCATGGTCAAAAAATGGCAGACCATGATTGAAGCTCATGTTGATGTCAAGACTACCGATGGTTATTTGCTTCGTCTATTTTGTGTTGGTTTTACTAAAA GCAATAATCAGATTCAGAAGACCTCTTACGCTCAGCATCAACAGGTCCGCCAAATTCGGAAAAATAtgatggagatcatgacccaagaggTTCAGACAAATGACTTGAAAGAAGTGGTCAATAAATTGATTCCAGACAGCATTGgaaaagatatagaaaaagcTTGTCAGTCTATTTATCCACTCCATGATGTCTTcgttagaaaagtaaaaatgctgaAGAAGCCCAAGTTTGAATTGGGAAAGCTCATGGAGCTTCATGGTGAAGGTAGTAGTTCTGGAAAAGCTACTGGGGATGAGACCGGTGCTAAAGTGGAACAAGCTGATGGATATCAGCCACCAGTCCAAGAATCTGTTTAA